The Corynebacterium renale genome includes a region encoding these proteins:
- the nrdE gene encoding class 1b ribonucleoside-diphosphate reductase subunit alpha — protein MTEHGRSVAEPVNQEDQLDYHALNAMLNLYDENNQIQFDKDREAANQFFLQHVNQNTVFFHSLQEKLDYLVSNNYYDKSVLDKYDFEFIKSLSQRAYAFKFRFQSFLGAYKYYTSYTLKTFDGRRYLERFEDRVVMVALALADGDTSLAENLVDEIMTGRFQPATPTFLNEGKAQRGEPVSCFLLRIEDNMESIGRSINSALQLSKRGGGVALLLSNLREAGAPIKHIENQSSGVIPVMKLLEDAFSYANQLGARQGAGAVYLNAHHPDILNFLDTKRENADEKIRIKTLSLGVVIPDITFELARNKEPMYLFSPYDVERVYGKPFGDISVTELYRDMVEDPRIRKTKIDARDFFQTLAEIQFESGYPYIMYEDTVNTANPIEGRVNMSNLCSEILQVNSASEFNDDLTYSHIGEDISCNLGSLNIAMTMDSPDFSKTIETTIRGLTAVSEQTSIDSVPSIRKGNEAAHAIGLGQMNLHGYLGREHIHYGSEEGLDFTNAYFAAVLYACLRASNKIAQERGEKFAGFETSEYADGSYFDRFDPADFAPKTEKVKGIFDASSIYTPTAEDWAQLKADVMEHGIYNRYLQAVPPTGSISYINHSTSSIHPIASKIEIRKEGKIGRVYYPAPHMDNENLEYFEDAYEIGYQKIVDTYAVATKYVDQGLSLTLFFKDTATTRDINKAQIYAWRKGIKTLYYIRLRQVALQGTEIEGCVSCML, from the coding sequence ATGACCGAACACGGACGCAGCGTGGCAGAACCCGTCAACCAGGAAGACCAGCTGGATTACCACGCACTCAATGCGATGCTGAACCTGTACGACGAAAACAATCAGATTCAGTTCGACAAAGACCGCGAGGCCGCCAACCAGTTCTTCCTGCAGCACGTCAACCAGAACACTGTGTTTTTCCACAGCCTGCAGGAAAAACTCGACTACCTGGTCAGCAACAATTATTACGACAAGTCCGTCCTGGATAAGTACGACTTCGAGTTCATCAAGAGCCTGTCGCAGCGTGCATACGCGTTCAAGTTCCGCTTCCAATCCTTCCTGGGCGCATACAAGTACTACACGTCTTACACCCTCAAGACTTTCGACGGTCGCCGCTACCTCGAACGATTCGAAGACCGCGTAGTCATGGTGGCGCTCGCGCTTGCCGACGGCGACACCTCCCTCGCTGAAAACCTGGTCGACGAAATCATGACCGGTCGCTTCCAGCCCGCGACCCCTACCTTCCTGAACGAAGGTAAAGCTCAGCGCGGGGAACCGGTGTCCTGCTTCTTGCTGCGTATCGAAGACAACATGGAATCCATCGGTCGTTCCATTAACTCCGCACTACAGCTGTCCAAGCGTGGTGGTGGCGTCGCACTGCTGCTGAGCAACCTGCGTGAAGCTGGCGCACCGATCAAGCACATCGAAAACCAGTCCTCCGGTGTCATCCCTGTGATGAAGCTGCTGGAAGACGCGTTCTCCTACGCTAACCAATTGGGTGCACGCCAGGGCGCTGGCGCCGTCTACTTGAACGCGCACCACCCGGACATCCTGAACTTCCTCGACACCAAGCGTGAAAACGCTGATGAGAAGATCCGTATTAAGACCCTTTCCCTGGGCGTCGTTATCCCGGACATCACTTTCGAGCTGGCGCGGAACAAGGAACCGATGTACTTGTTCTCCCCATACGATGTGGAGCGCGTCTACGGAAAACCATTCGGTGACATCTCCGTCACTGAGCTCTACCGCGACATGGTCGAAGACCCACGCATCCGAAAGACCAAGATCGACGCGCGTGATTTCTTCCAGACCCTGGCCGAAATCCAGTTCGAGTCCGGGTACCCGTACATCATGTACGAAGACACCGTTAACACGGCCAACCCCATCGAAGGCCGCGTGAACATGTCCAACCTGTGCTCTGAGATTCTGCAGGTTAACTCCGCGTCCGAGTTCAACGATGACCTGACGTACAGCCACATCGGCGAGGACATTTCCTGCAACCTCGGCTCGCTCAACATCGCGATGACCATGGATTCCCCGGATTTCTCGAAGACCATCGAAACCACTATCCGGGGCCTCACCGCAGTCTCCGAGCAGACGTCCATCGACTCCGTGCCGTCGATTCGCAAGGGCAACGAAGCTGCCCACGCCATCGGGCTTGGGCAGATGAACCTCCACGGCTACCTTGGCCGCGAACATATTCACTACGGTTCCGAAGAAGGCTTGGACTTCACCAACGCGTACTTCGCCGCAGTGCTGTACGCCTGCCTGCGCGCCTCCAACAAGATTGCCCAGGAGCGTGGAGAAAAGTTCGCCGGCTTCGAAACCTCCGAGTATGCCGACGGCAGCTACTTTGACCGTTTCGATCCTGCAGATTTCGCGCCAAAGACCGAAAAAGTAAAGGGCATCTTCGACGCCTCATCGATCTACACCCCAACTGCAGAGGACTGGGCTCAGCTCAAGGCGGATGTCATGGAACACGGCATCTACAACCGATACCTCCAGGCTGTTCCGCCGACTGGTTCGATTTCCTACATCAACCACTCGACGTCCTCAATCCACCCGATCGCTTCCAAGATTGAGATCCGTAAGGAAGGCAAGATTGGGCGCGTCTACTACCCGGCGCCGCACATGGACAACGAGAACCTCGAATACTTCGAGGACGCGTATGAAATCGGCTACCAGAAGATCGTTGACACCTACGCGGTGGCAACGAAGTACGTAGACCAAGGCCTGTCCCTAACCCTGTTCTTTAAGGACACTGCCACCACCCGCGACATCAACAAGGCGCAGATTTACGCGTGGCGCAAGGGTATCAAGACCTTGTACTACATCCGCCTGCGTCAGGTAGCCCTCCAAGGCACCGAGATCGAAGGTTGCGTCAGCTGCATGCTGTAG
- a CDS encoding FadR/GntR family transcriptional regulator — MPQSTKLDAVLEIVGSKLVPGQLPAGTVFTLQDIMTKFNISRTVAREVMRALEHMGLVAASRRVGLTVQPEESWDPFNPMLIRWRLAHTETRSAQLASLLELRRAVEPAAARCAATVASDDARSELSRLARFLDSEGHAGRGAEQDFLHADIEFHSLVLRSSGNAFYAALAPAVVSVMQGRTELGLQPRIPDEAALVGHVELAEAIAAADPAGAEKAARAIVQEATEALS, encoded by the coding sequence GTGCCGCAATCCACAAAACTCGATGCCGTTCTAGAAATCGTGGGAAGCAAGCTCGTCCCGGGCCAGTTGCCAGCGGGAACCGTATTCACGCTCCAAGACATCATGACGAAGTTCAACATCTCCCGCACCGTCGCCCGCGAAGTCATGCGCGCTCTGGAACACATGGGGCTCGTCGCAGCATCCCGCAGAGTCGGACTTACCGTCCAGCCGGAAGAATCCTGGGACCCCTTCAATCCCATGCTCATCCGTTGGCGTCTCGCACACACGGAAACCCGGTCAGCGCAGTTGGCCTCCTTGCTTGAGTTGCGTCGCGCCGTCGAACCAGCCGCTGCCCGGTGCGCGGCCACTGTCGCCTCGGACGACGCACGTTCGGAATTGAGTCGCCTCGCCCGCTTCCTTGACTCGGAAGGTCATGCAGGCCGTGGCGCCGAGCAGGACTTTTTGCATGCCGACATTGAGTTCCACTCCCTGGTCCTGCGCAGTTCCGGAAACGCATTCTATGCTGCGCTCGCACCAGCTGTAGTTTCTGTGATGCAGGGACGAACCGAGTTGGGTTTACAACCCCGCATCCCGGACGAAGCCGCGCTGGTAGGGCACGTGGAATTAGCTGAGGCTATCGCTGCAGCCGACCCTGCGGGAGCAGAAAAAGCTGCGCGCGCAATCGTCCAAGAGGCTACTGAAGCGCTCTCGTAG
- the nrdF gene encoding class 1b ribonucleoside-diphosphate reductase subunit beta produces MSNISGEDLREKYLHDPKPIKAINWNEIPDDKDLEVWDRLTGNFWLPEKVPVSNDIKSWGTLNDAEKTATMRVFTGLTLLDTIQGTVGAVALLPDAETLHEEAVLTNIAFMESVHAKSYSNIFMTLASTPEINEAFRWSEENENLQRKAKIILAYYDGNDPLKRKVASTLLESFLFYSGFYLPMYWSAHAKLTNTADVIRLIIRDEAVHGYYIGYKYQQAVKKESPERQEELKNWTFNLLMELYDNETKYTEDLYDPVGWTEDVKRFLRYNANKALNNLGYEALFPADETRVSPAILSALSPNADENHDFFSGSGSSYVIGKAEETTDDDWDF; encoded by the coding sequence ATGTCGAATATCAGTGGCGAAGATTTGCGCGAAAAATATCTCCACGACCCGAAGCCAATTAAGGCCATCAACTGGAATGAAATCCCAGATGACAAGGACCTTGAGGTATGGGATCGCTTGACCGGAAATTTCTGGCTGCCAGAGAAGGTGCCGGTGTCCAACGACATCAAGTCATGGGGCACGCTTAACGACGCCGAAAAGACCGCAACTATGCGCGTCTTCACCGGACTTACGCTGCTCGATACGATTCAAGGCACCGTCGGAGCGGTTGCGTTGCTGCCAGACGCAGAAACTCTGCATGAGGAAGCAGTGCTGACAAATATTGCCTTCATGGAGTCGGTGCACGCGAAGTCCTACTCCAACATCTTCATGACCTTGGCCTCCACCCCGGAGATTAACGAGGCATTCCGCTGGTCAGAAGAGAATGAAAACCTGCAGCGCAAGGCCAAGATCATTCTTGCCTACTACGACGGTAATGATCCGCTGAAGCGCAAGGTTGCATCCACTTTGTTGGAATCCTTCCTCTTCTACTCCGGCTTCTACCTGCCGATGTACTGGTCTGCTCATGCCAAGCTGACCAACACTGCCGACGTCATCCGCCTCATCATCCGTGACGAAGCCGTTCACGGCTACTACATCGGCTACAAGTACCAGCAGGCTGTGAAGAAGGAATCCCCCGAGCGTCAAGAAGAGCTCAAGAACTGGACCTTCAACCTGCTCATGGAACTCTATGACAATGAAACCAAGTACACCGAGGATCTTTATGATCCGGTCGGTTGGACTGAAGATGTCAAGCGGTTCTTGCGCTACAACGCGAACAAGGCTTTGAACAACCTTGGGTACGAGGCCCTCTTCCCGGCTGATGAGACCCGCGTTTCCCCGGCAATCTTGTCGGCACTGTCCCCGAACGCGGATGAGAATCACGACTTCTTCTCGGGGTCCGGTTCCTCGTATGTGATCGGCAAGGCAGAAGAAACAACTGACGACGACTGGGACTTCTAA
- the ctaD gene encoding aa3-type cytochrome oxidase subunit I, which translates to MTAVAPRLDEHVEPARPTPTGHGRKGSQAWHMLTTTDHKQLGIMYIIMSFCFFFLGGLMALLIRAELFTPGLQFLSNEQFNQLFTMHGTVMLLLFGTPIVWGFANYVLPLQIGAPDVAFPRLNAFGFWITTVGGVAMLAGFLTPGGAADFGWTMYSPLSDAIHTPGVGADFWIVGVGATGVGTIASAINMLTTILCLRAPGMTMFRMPIFAWNIFVTSILALLIFPLLTAAALGVLYDRKLGGHIYAPGNGGTILWQHLFWFFGHPEVYVLALPFFGVISEVIPVFSRKPMFGYVGLVFATLSIGALSMAVWAHHMFVTGAVLLPFFSFMTFLIAVPTGVKFFNWVGTMWKGHITWETPMIFAVGFMATFLFGGLTGIMLASPPLDFHLADSYFLIAHFHYTLFGTVVFASFSGVYFWFPKMTGRMLDERLGKIHFWLTFIGFHGTFMVQHWLGNMGMPRRYADYLDSDGFTTLNQISTIFSFLLGFSVIPFVWNVFKSWRYGEVVTVDDPWGYGNSLEWATSCPPPRHNFTSLPRIRSERPAFELHYPHMVERMRREAHVGGGHDLPELTPKNS; encoded by the coding sequence ATGACTGCTGTGGCACCACGGCTAGACGAGCACGTCGAGCCCGCACGTCCCACACCGACCGGGCATGGCCGTAAGGGTTCCCAAGCCTGGCATATGTTGACAACCACCGACCATAAGCAGCTGGGCATCATGTACATCATCATGAGCTTCTGCTTCTTCTTCCTCGGTGGCCTTATGGCGCTGCTCATCCGCGCGGAGCTTTTTACTCCGGGCCTGCAGTTCCTTTCTAACGAGCAGTTCAACCAGCTGTTCACCATGCACGGCACAGTGATGCTGCTGCTGTTCGGCACCCCAATCGTGTGGGGCTTCGCTAACTACGTTCTGCCGCTTCAAATCGGCGCACCTGACGTGGCATTCCCACGTCTGAACGCCTTTGGTTTTTGGATCACCACCGTCGGTGGCGTTGCAATGCTGGCCGGATTCCTCACCCCAGGTGGTGCAGCGGACTTCGGCTGGACCATGTACTCCCCATTGTCTGACGCAATCCACACTCCAGGCGTGGGCGCGGACTTCTGGATCGTGGGCGTCGGTGCAACCGGTGTGGGCACAATTGCTTCCGCAATCAACATGCTCACCACCATCCTGTGCCTCCGCGCACCGGGAATGACCATGTTCCGCATGCCGATCTTTGCGTGGAACATCTTCGTCACCTCCATCCTGGCACTGCTGATTTTCCCACTGCTGACCGCAGCGGCTCTCGGCGTCCTGTACGACCGCAAGCTTGGTGGCCACATCTACGCCCCAGGCAACGGCGGCACGATCCTGTGGCAGCACCTCTTCTGGTTCTTCGGCCACCCCGAGGTGTACGTCCTGGCACTGCCTTTCTTCGGTGTTATCTCCGAAGTCATCCCAGTGTTCTCCCGTAAGCCAATGTTCGGCTACGTCGGCCTGGTCTTCGCGACCCTGTCCATTGGTGCGCTGTCCATGGCTGTGTGGGCACACCACATGTTCGTCACCGGTGCAGTTCTGCTTCCGTTCTTCTCCTTCATGACGTTCCTCATCGCCGTTCCTACCGGCGTGAAGTTCTTCAACTGGGTTGGAACCATGTGGAAGGGCCACATCACCTGGGAGACTCCAATGATCTTCGCGGTGGGCTTCATGGCGACCTTCCTCTTCGGTGGTCTCACCGGCATCATGTTGGCATCCCCACCACTGGACTTCCACCTGGCAGACTCCTACTTCCTGATCGCGCACTTCCACTACACCCTGTTCGGTACGGTTGTGTTCGCATCCTTCTCCGGCGTCTACTTCTGGTTTCCGAAGATGACCGGTCGCATGCTCGACGAGCGCCTAGGCAAGATTCACTTCTGGCTGACCTTCATCGGCTTCCACGGCACCTTCATGGTCCAGCACTGGTTGGGCAACATGGGTATGCCACGTCGTTACGCTGACTACCTGGACTCCGACGGCTTCACCACCCTGAACCAGATCTCCACCATCTTCTCCTTCCTGCTGGGCTTCTCGGTCATTCCATTCGTCTGGAACGTCTTCAAGTCCTGGCGCTACGGCGAAGTTGTCACCGTGGACGACCCATGGGGTTACGGCAACTCCCTCGAGTGGGCAACCAGCTGCCCACCTCCACGCCACAACTTCACCTCCCTGCCACGCATCCGCTCGGAGCGCCCAGCGTTCGAGCTGCACTACCCACACATGGTGGAGCGCATGCGTCGCGAAGCACACGTTGGTGGAGGGCACGACCTGCCGGAGCTCACACCAAAGAACTCCTAA
- the serB gene encoding phosphoserine phosphatase SerB, which translates to MTNANIENHDPYEAETLGETVPLQEGLVPAVITSTGPNVPGVSAAFFDQLAAHNSQLLDVEQSDFRGRLSLAAFAGVHPDKLASLHGGLAQALQSLNQQVTVELVDMQTTSRPRSTHVVVMLGNPVEAVDVSRVGAALAAHGANIDRIRGISEYPVTGLELSITVADAAPGGAQDLRADLAVLTKELKVDIAMERAGLLRRSKRLVCFDCDSTLITGEVIEMLAAHAGREEEVAAVTERAMRGEIDFEESLRERVQALAGLDENVIKEVADSIELTPGARTTVRTLKRMGYTVAVVSGGFNQVLEGLAEDLGLDYVRANELEIVDGKLTGKVLGKVVDRAAKAEFLREFATDQGLKMYQTVAVGDGANDIDMISAAGLGIAFNAKPALREVADTSVNHPFLDEVLYILGIPRDEIDASDSEDGTARKVALQ; encoded by the coding sequence GTGACCAACGCAAACATTGAAAACCACGACCCATACGAAGCAGAGACGCTCGGAGAAACCGTCCCCCTCCAGGAGGGATTAGTTCCAGCCGTCATCACGAGCACGGGCCCCAACGTGCCAGGCGTTTCCGCGGCGTTCTTCGACCAACTCGCCGCCCACAACAGTCAGCTTCTCGACGTCGAACAATCTGACTTCCGTGGGCGCCTATCCTTAGCCGCCTTCGCTGGCGTCCACCCCGACAAGCTCGCTTCCTTGCACGGAGGTTTAGCACAAGCGCTCCAGTCTCTGAATCAGCAAGTTACCGTCGAACTAGTAGATATGCAGACGACCTCACGTCCGCGTTCTACCCACGTCGTCGTGATGCTTGGTAACCCAGTGGAAGCAGTCGACGTCTCCCGCGTCGGTGCGGCCCTTGCAGCGCACGGGGCAAATATTGACCGTATCCGCGGAATTTCTGAGTACCCAGTCACCGGCCTGGAACTATCCATCACTGTGGCCGATGCCGCTCCGGGTGGGGCTCAGGACCTCCGCGCGGATTTGGCAGTTCTGACTAAAGAACTCAAGGTGGACATCGCGATGGAGCGTGCCGGACTGCTGCGCCGTTCTAAGCGCTTGGTGTGCTTTGACTGCGATTCCACCCTCATCACCGGCGAGGTCATCGAGATGCTGGCTGCCCACGCCGGCCGCGAAGAGGAAGTGGCTGCGGTGACTGAGCGGGCTATGCGCGGAGAGATTGATTTCGAAGAATCACTGCGTGAACGCGTCCAGGCTCTCGCAGGGCTGGATGAGAATGTCATCAAGGAAGTCGCCGATTCTATTGAGCTGACTCCGGGCGCCCGGACCACAGTCCGTACCTTGAAGCGCATGGGTTACACCGTGGCGGTCGTATCCGGCGGGTTTAATCAAGTTCTCGAAGGCCTTGCCGAGGACCTTGGACTGGATTACGTGCGCGCCAACGAACTGGAGATCGTCGACGGCAAACTCACAGGCAAGGTGCTGGGCAAGGTAGTCGACCGCGCGGCGAAAGCTGAATTCCTCCGTGAGTTCGCCACTGATCAGGGTTTGAAGATGTACCAGACGGTAGCGGTCGGGGATGGCGCAAATGACATTGACATGATTTCTGCTGCGGGCTTGGGCATTGCCTTCAACGCAAAGCCGGCGCTGCGTGAGGTTGCAGACACTTCGGTGAACCACCCGTTCCTCGATGAGGTCCTCTACATTCTGGGCATCCCACGCGACGAGATCGACGCCTCCGATTCGGAGGATGGCACGGCCCGCAAGGTTGCTCTGCAGTGA
- a CDS encoding aminoacyl-tRNA hydrolase: protein MTGEFSPEELEAILAAHALLVSRTSDDYHQRYEDPEHPETVQAMQIVLNIPKADPPVATDLYEAAAAAVVGVCLAPQAGRPGAWQDHLLAWYDHSIRKVTRRARNSPWRAVQALPGVTVGDHARAFIPSAVSEVPHEISKLQIKGTQLPADEPGPAPSGRPVVYVDASLSMTTGKIAAQVGHGAMLLAAAQPADWVLGWARTSFATSVRLVDHDHFTHLCAKDGAVTVVDAGFTEIAPDTATVVALPEPPKG from the coding sequence GTGACCGGGGAATTCTCCCCGGAGGAACTCGAAGCTATCCTTGCGGCGCACGCCTTGCTGGTATCGCGCACGAGCGACGACTATCACCAGCGCTACGAGGATCCGGAGCATCCGGAGACCGTGCAGGCGATGCAGATCGTCCTCAACATTCCGAAGGCCGATCCGCCGGTGGCGACAGATCTCTATGAGGCCGCAGCCGCGGCTGTCGTCGGGGTGTGCCTGGCGCCCCAGGCCGGTCGACCGGGTGCCTGGCAGGATCACCTGCTGGCGTGGTACGACCACAGCATTCGGAAAGTAACGCGTCGCGCCCGCAACAGTCCGTGGCGCGCAGTACAAGCGCTGCCAGGAGTGACGGTAGGGGACCACGCACGGGCTTTCATTCCTTCCGCTGTTTCGGAAGTCCCACACGAGATTTCCAAATTGCAGATTAAAGGGACGCAACTGCCTGCCGATGAACCCGGACCAGCGCCGTCGGGGCGGCCGGTGGTGTATGTGGATGCATCGTTAAGCATGACAACCGGGAAGATCGCAGCCCAGGTCGGGCACGGTGCCATGCTGCTCGCCGCAGCGCAACCTGCGGACTGGGTGCTGGGGTGGGCGCGCACTAGCTTTGCGACGTCCGTCCGGCTGGTAGACCACGACCATTTCACGCACCTGTGCGCCAAAGACGGCGCGGTGACGGTAGTGGACGCCGGGTTTACAGAAATCGCGCCCGATACAGCCACGGTGGTCGCGCTACCGGAACCGCCTAAGGGGTAG
- a CDS encoding ATP-dependent DNA helicase, giving the protein MSSSDELTTSDLLAAAVEALGGSRRDGQSRMADAVDKAIATQRHLAVQAGTGTGKSLAYLVPAIKHAIETDTTVVVSTATIALQRQLVGRDLPRLAEAIAPLVGREPTFALQKGRSNYVCLNKLAADEPQEALGVDSEDEAVSETQLSWLGAQIKRVYDWAQETETGDRDDLEPGVPESVWRHVSVSSRECVGASRCAYGEDCFAEKARAATREVDVVVTNHALLAIDALSDATILPEHDVVIIDEAHELDDRITSVSTAQITAQSLKLAAKRGGKLGADGRDEELVAAAEAWDNHAPTLPDGRWTSIDDHTRTLLVTLRDAIWSLRAATNKSPDGELANDPETFAERQSLSTHLMDLHDAIVRILEVMEIEDPAKQTDVAWLVVDERRGATLTVAPLSVAGLLNTHLFAENTVILASATLSLGGNFNAMAASWGLPKGSWDSLDVGTPFDPRKSGILYVARHLPLPGRDGIAPETLDEIYELIMAAGGRTLGLFSSRRAAVQAAEALRPRLPMDVLLQGDDSISSLVSQFAADENTCLFGTLTLWQGVDVPGPSLSQVIIDRIPFPRPDDPLQQARSEAANAEGRSGFMEVSATHAALLMAQGAGRLLRATDDRGVVSVLDQRLVTKRYGSFLRDSMPNFWPTQDPTVVRGALKRLVATP; this is encoded by the coding sequence ATGAGTTCTTCTGATGAACTGACAACGTCCGACCTTTTAGCAGCAGCGGTCGAGGCGCTCGGGGGATCCCGCCGCGACGGCCAATCTCGCATGGCTGACGCGGTGGACAAGGCCATCGCCACGCAGCGGCATCTTGCCGTCCAGGCCGGCACGGGCACGGGTAAATCCTTGGCCTATTTGGTGCCGGCGATTAAGCACGCGATTGAAACGGATACCACCGTGGTGGTCTCCACCGCCACAATCGCGCTCCAGCGCCAGCTCGTTGGCCGGGACTTGCCACGCCTGGCGGAAGCCATCGCCCCACTCGTGGGCCGCGAACCTACGTTCGCGCTGCAGAAAGGGCGCTCCAACTACGTCTGCCTCAACAAGCTCGCAGCAGACGAACCCCAGGAAGCACTGGGCGTAGATAGCGAGGATGAGGCCGTCTCGGAGACCCAACTCAGTTGGCTAGGCGCGCAGATTAAGCGCGTATACGACTGGGCACAGGAGACGGAAACCGGCGATCGGGATGACCTCGAGCCTGGTGTCCCGGAGTCGGTGTGGCGTCACGTGTCCGTGTCCTCCCGCGAGTGCGTGGGAGCCTCCCGCTGCGCCTACGGCGAAGACTGCTTCGCGGAGAAAGCTCGCGCCGCAACGCGAGAGGTCGACGTTGTGGTGACCAACCATGCTCTGCTTGCCATCGACGCGCTCAGTGACGCAACGATCCTTCCCGAGCATGACGTCGTCATCATCGACGAGGCCCATGAACTCGACGATCGCATCACCTCCGTCTCTACCGCGCAAATCACCGCGCAGTCCCTGAAGCTCGCGGCTAAACGTGGCGGCAAGTTGGGTGCCGATGGGCGTGATGAAGAACTCGTGGCCGCAGCCGAAGCGTGGGACAACCACGCTCCTACCCTTCCTGATGGCCGGTGGACCTCCATCGACGATCACACCCGCACCCTTCTGGTGACGCTTCGCGACGCCATCTGGTCCTTACGTGCCGCGACGAACAAAAGCCCCGACGGCGAACTGGCCAACGACCCCGAAACTTTCGCCGAGCGGCAGAGCCTTTCTACTCACCTCATGGACCTCCACGACGCAATCGTGCGCATCCTCGAGGTCATGGAGATTGAGGACCCCGCCAAGCAGACGGACGTGGCGTGGCTCGTTGTCGACGAGCGTCGTGGCGCAACCTTGACCGTTGCGCCCCTTTCGGTCGCGGGGTTGCTGAACACGCATCTTTTCGCTGAAAACACCGTGATTCTGGCCTCGGCGACGCTGAGTTTGGGCGGTAACTTCAACGCCATGGCCGCCTCGTGGGGCCTGCCGAAGGGGTCGTGGGATTCCTTGGACGTGGGCACGCCGTTTGACCCACGTAAATCGGGGATCTTGTACGTGGCCCGACACCTTCCGCTGCCGGGCCGCGACGGCATCGCCCCGGAAACCCTCGATGAAATCTATGAGCTCATCATGGCTGCCGGGGGCCGCACCCTAGGACTGTTTTCTTCCCGACGCGCCGCCGTACAGGCCGCTGAAGCGTTGCGCCCTCGGCTGCCCATGGATGTCCTGCTCCAAGGAGACGATTCCATCAGTTCCTTGGTGTCCCAATTTGCCGCTGACGAAAACACCTGCCTCTTCGGCACCCTGACTTTGTGGCAGGGCGTTGACGTACCTGGCCCCTCGCTGAGCCAAGTGATCATCGATCGCATTCCGTTCCCGCGCCCCGATGACCCCCTCCAGCAGGCCCGCAGCGAGGCCGCGAACGCAGAAGGCCGTTCCGGGTTCATGGAGGTTTCGGCAACCCACGCAGCACTTCTTATGGCACAGGGCGCGGGCCGACTGCTCCGCGCTACCGACGACCGCGGCGTGGTCTCCGTTTTGGATCAGCGCCTTGTCACCAAACGCTACGGGAGTTTCCTGCGCGATTCCATGCCCAACTTCTGGCCCACCCAAGACCCCACGGTTGTACGCGGGGCCCTGAAACGCTTGGTGGCTACCCCTTAG